In a genomic window of Thiolapillus brandeum:
- the purD gene encoding phosphoribosylamine--glycine ligase has translation MNILIVGGGGREHALAWKAAQSPLTDKVYVAPGNAGTGAEDKVENVDLAADDPKALRDFALQKDIGLTIVGPEQPLVAGIVDIFTAAGLKCFGPTKRVARLEGSKAFAKDFMARHEIPTAAYGTFSDVDEALEYLYKMGAPIVIKADGLAAGKGVILAHDMKTAEDTVRDMLSGNAFGEAGHKVVIEEFLNGEEASFIVMADGNHVLAMASSQDHKAALDGDSGPNTGGMGAYSPAPVVNEDMHRKIMAQIIEPTIAGMKADGTPYTGFLYAGVMIDAEGNPKVMEYNCRFGDPETQPIMMRMQSDLVAHCLAALEGKLDEEQTEWDFRAALGVVLAAGGYPGSYETGDVIEGLPEQDSPDAKVFHAGTAEQDGNIVTAGGRVLCVTALGENVTQAQKKAYALAEKIRWNNMQYRKDIGYRAVAREQKDK, from the coding sequence ATGAATATTCTCATCGTAGGTGGTGGAGGCCGGGAACACGCCCTGGCCTGGAAAGCGGCCCAGTCACCCCTGACCGACAAGGTTTATGTGGCTCCCGGCAACGCCGGTACCGGGGCTGAAGACAAGGTCGAGAACGTGGACCTTGCCGCAGATGACCCCAAGGCCCTGCGCGACTTTGCCCTGCAGAAGGATATCGGCCTGACCATCGTCGGCCCCGAGCAGCCCCTGGTGGCTGGCATCGTGGATATCTTCACCGCTGCGGGCCTTAAGTGCTTCGGCCCCACCAAGCGCGTCGCCCGCCTGGAGGGCTCCAAGGCCTTCGCCAAGGATTTCATGGCCCGCCACGAGATCCCCACCGCCGCCTACGGCACCTTCTCCGACGTGGACGAAGCCCTGGAGTACCTGTACAAGATGGGCGCGCCCATCGTCATCAAGGCCGATGGCCTGGCGGCGGGCAAGGGGGTGATCCTCGCCCATGACATGAAGACCGCAGAAGATACCGTACGCGACATGCTCTCCGGCAATGCCTTCGGTGAAGCCGGACACAAGGTGGTCATCGAGGAATTCCTCAACGGCGAGGAAGCCAGCTTCATTGTCATGGCCGACGGCAATCATGTCCTCGCCATGGCCTCCTCCCAGGATCACAAGGCGGCTCTGGACGGTGACAGCGGCCCCAACACCGGCGGCATGGGTGCCTATTCCCCCGCCCCGGTGGTCAACGAGGACATGCACAGGAAGATCATGGCCCAGATCATTGAACCCACCATCGCCGGAATGAAGGCGGATGGCACCCCATACACAGGCTTCCTGTATGCCGGGGTGATGATCGACGCCGAAGGCAATCCCAAGGTCATGGAATACAACTGCCGCTTCGGCGATCCCGAGACCCAGCCCATCATGATGCGTATGCAATCCGACCTGGTGGCTCACTGCCTGGCTGCCCTGGAAGGCAAGCTGGACGAGGAACAGACGGAATGGGACTTCCGCGCCGCCCTGGGCGTCGTTCTCGCAGCAGGTGGCTATCCCGGCAGCTATGAAACCGGCGATGTCATCGAAGGCCTGCCGGAACAAGACTCACCGGACGCCAAGGTCTTTCATGCCGGCACGGCAGAACAGGACGGCAATATCGTTACCGCTGGTGGCCGGGTGCTATGCGTAACCGCTCTGGGCGAGAATGTCACCCAGGCGCAGAAGAAGGCTTACGCCCTGGCGGAAAAAATCCGCTGGAACAACATGCAGTACCGCAAGGATATCGGCTACCGGGCGGTTGCCCGGGAACAAAAGGACAAGTGA
- the purH gene encoding bifunctional phosphoribosylaminoimidazolecarboxamide formyltransferase/IMP cyclohydrolase has translation MTVITRALLSVSDKEGIVEFAQGLNQAGVEILSTGGTAKLLADNGIPVTEVGDYTGFPEMMDGRVKTLHPKIHGGILGRRGTDDAVMKEHGIGPIDLVAVNLYPFEKTIANPDCDLATAIENIDIGGPTMIRAAAKNHKDVAVVVDPADYALILSEMKNNGNALDDDFRFRLAVKTFEHTARYDGAIANYLGTIVPGGGKQDFPDTINLQYRQVQTMRYGENPHQKAAFFREDDVQEACIATARQLQGKELSYNNIGDTDAALECVKQFSEGPACVIVKHANPCGVAIGSSLLEAYDQAYATDPESAFGGIIAFNGELDATTAQAIVERQFVEVIIAPEVSAEAAEIVATKKNVRLLACGQWPKEPAQRLDFKRVNGGLLVQDADLSLYNELKVVTERQPTEQEMADLLFTWRVAKFVKSNAIVYGKNNMTIGVGAGQMSRVNSARIAGIKAEHAGLEVPGSVMASDAFFPFRDGIDNAAQAGIAAVIQPGGSMRDEEVIAAANEHGMAMVFTGMRHFRH, from the coding sequence ATGACTGTAATCACCCGCGCGCTACTCAGCGTATCCGACAAAGAAGGTATCGTGGAATTCGCCCAGGGCCTGAACCAGGCCGGGGTGGAGATCCTTTCCACGGGCGGCACCGCCAAACTCCTGGCCGATAACGGCATCCCCGTTACAGAGGTTGGTGATTACACCGGCTTCCCGGAAATGATGGATGGCCGGGTGAAGACCCTGCATCCGAAGATCCACGGCGGTATCCTTGGCCGCCGGGGCACGGATGACGCTGTGATGAAAGAACATGGCATCGGCCCCATCGACCTGGTGGCGGTAAACCTCTATCCCTTCGAAAAGACCATCGCCAATCCGGATTGCGACCTGGCCACGGCTATCGAGAACATCGACATTGGTGGCCCCACCATGATCCGTGCCGCCGCCAAGAACCATAAGGATGTTGCCGTGGTGGTGGATCCTGCCGACTACGCCCTGATTCTGTCCGAGATGAAGAACAACGGCAATGCACTGGACGACGATTTCCGCTTCCGTCTGGCGGTGAAGACCTTCGAACACACGGCCCGCTATGATGGCGCCATTGCCAATTATCTGGGCACCATCGTTCCTGGTGGCGGGAAGCAGGATTTCCCCGACACCATCAATCTCCAGTACCGCCAGGTGCAAACCATGCGCTACGGAGAGAACCCCCATCAGAAGGCCGCCTTCTTCCGCGAGGACGATGTGCAGGAAGCCTGTATCGCCACCGCCCGCCAGCTCCAGGGCAAGGAACTGTCCTATAACAACATCGGTGACACGGACGCTGCCCTGGAATGCGTGAAGCAGTTCAGCGAAGGCCCGGCCTGCGTTATCGTCAAGCACGCCAATCCCTGTGGCGTGGCCATCGGCAGCAGTCTCCTGGAAGCCTATGACCAGGCCTACGCCACGGATCCCGAATCCGCCTTCGGCGGCATCATCGCCTTCAATGGCGAACTGGACGCCACCACTGCCCAGGCCATCGTGGAACGCCAGTTCGTGGAAGTGATCATTGCTCCCGAAGTATCCGCCGAGGCAGCAGAGATCGTGGCCACGAAAAAGAACGTACGTCTGCTGGCATGCGGACAATGGCCCAAAGAGCCCGCACAACGCCTTGATTTCAAACGCGTTAATGGCGGCCTCCTGGTGCAGGACGCGGATCTGTCCCTGTACAACGAGCTGAAGGTGGTCACGGAACGGCAACCCACGGAACAGGAAATGGCCGATCTGCTGTTCACCTGGCGAGTGGCAAAATTCGTAAAATCCAACGCCATCGTCTATGGTAAGAACAACATGACCATTGGCGTGGGAGCCGGTCAGATGAGCCGGGTCAACTCTGCGCGTATTGCCGGCATCAAAGCCGAGCACGCGGGGCTGGAAGTGCCAGGCTCGGTAATGGCCTCGGATGCCTTCTTCCCGTTCCGCGATGGCATCGACAATGCGGCCCAGGCCGGTATCGCAGCAGTGATTCAGCCGGGTGGCTCCATGCGTGACGAAGAAGTCATCGCCGCTGCCAACGAGCACGGCATGGCCATGGTCTTTACCGGTATGCGCCATTTCAGGCACTGA